The Fundidesulfovibrio magnetotacticus genome has a window encoding:
- a CDS encoding (2Fe-2S)-binding protein, producing the protein MSATVTLEFTLNGAPVRLEAAPGRRVLDLLREDLGLTAAKEGCGSGECGACAVLVDGEARLSCLMLAAQLEGREVVTAEGLGTLENPHPVQAAFAAAGAVQCGYCTPGMTIAASELLARDPAPDRDEARRALSGNLCRCTGYVKVVDAVLDAARTLRGEKP; encoded by the coding sequence ATGAGCGCGACCGTCACCCTGGAGTTCACCCTGAACGGCGCGCCCGTGCGCCTGGAGGCCGCCCCCGGCAGGCGCGTCCTGGACCTCCTGCGCGAGGACCTGGGCCTCACCGCCGCCAAGGAGGGCTGTGGCTCGGGCGAGTGCGGGGCCTGCGCCGTGCTGGTGGACGGCGAGGCCCGGCTCTCCTGCCTGATGCTGGCCGCCCAGTTGGAGGGGCGCGAGGTGGTCACGGCAGAGGGGCTGGGGACGCTGGAGAATCCGCACCCCGTCCAGGCCGCGTTCGCCGCCGCCGGGGCCGTGCAGTGCGGCTACTGCACCCCGGGCATGACCATCGCGGCCTCGGAACTGCTCGCGCGCGACCCCGCGCCGGACCGGGACGAGGCCCGCCGGGCTCTCTCGGGCAACCTCTGCCGCTGCACCGGCTACGTGAAGGTCGTGGACGCCGTGCTGGACGCCGCCCGGACCCTGCGTGGAGAGAAGCCGTGA
- a CDS encoding patatin-like phospholipase family protein — protein sequence MTQFRNLVFKGGGVKGVAYIGALEALEQYGVIPDIRRVCGTSSGALVAAHIALGGRAEQLGRLLDSGFLRGLLDKTFWPGQPLPHLLTDYGWFQGKRLSLWLKRHMESLSGDPGITFGQLEGLAGRSGAACKHLAVIATNVTLQCAHIFSASTTPELPIWKALQASMSIPFLFSVARLDGEGPYVDGGLTWNYPLNFYDEARWLSQEDDARLFALVDHPSSRNASRFYNKETLGLMVETRTRDAGVAPDDSGFRRGIESFPAYIKAMIGLMTDSSSGNFLNLSDWQRTVFIEADGVRATDFNLPQESIASLQESGRRSVHAYMQWFLDQSNRPLNRVEESTA from the coding sequence GTGACCCAATTCCGAAATCTTGTCTTCAAAGGCGGCGGGGTGAAGGGTGTCGCGTACATCGGAGCGTTGGAGGCCCTTGAGCAGTACGGGGTCATCCCGGACATCCGCAGGGTTTGCGGCACGTCCTCGGGGGCGCTCGTGGCCGCGCACATAGCCCTGGGCGGCCGGGCCGAACAACTCGGGCGGCTGCTGGACAGCGGCTTCCTTCGCGGACTTCTGGACAAGACGTTCTGGCCTGGCCAGCCCCTGCCCCACCTGCTCACCGATTACGGCTGGTTCCAGGGCAAGCGCCTCAGCCTTTGGCTCAAGCGGCACATGGAGAGCCTTTCGGGCGATCCCGGAATCACCTTCGGACAGCTTGAGGGACTTGCGGGCCGCAGCGGCGCTGCCTGCAAGCATCTGGCCGTCATCGCGACCAACGTGACACTCCAATGCGCGCACATCTTCAGCGCCTCGACAACGCCGGAACTGCCCATCTGGAAGGCGCTCCAGGCCTCCATGAGCATCCCTTTCCTGTTCAGCGTCGCCCGGCTCGACGGCGAGGGCCCCTACGTGGACGGCGGCCTCACTTGGAACTACCCGCTGAATTTCTACGACGAGGCGCGGTGGCTCTCGCAGGAGGACGACGCGAGGCTCTTCGCCCTGGTCGACCACCCCTCCTCCAGAAACGCCAGCCGGTTCTATAACAAGGAAACCCTTGGGCTCATGGTGGAGACCCGGACGCGAGACGCCGGCGTCGCGCCCGATGATTCGGGCTTCCGGCGCGGCATCGAATCCTTCCCTGCCTACATCAAAGCCATGATCGGACTGATGACCGACTCCAGTTCCGGGAATTTCCTCAACCTCTCCGACTGGCAGCGAACCGTCTTCATCGAAGCGGACGGTGTGCGCGCAACGGATTTCAACCTGCCGCAGGAGTCCATCGCGAGTCTGCAGGAGTCCGGCCGACGGTCGGTCCACGCCTACATGCAATGGTTCCTCGACCAGAGCAACCGCCCGCTGAATCGCGTTGAGGAGTCCACGGCCTAA
- a CDS encoding acyl carrier protein gives MEQLIQELRELLMEAGVDRAVAGAVRSEAPLLRQGVDSLDYPAFSLAVESRYGLSIDERDSLSLRTLDDFAAYIRERVRGESPIGRIRRDWKTVNPGRDYEVGPLRPGDGRGVAQLFYSVYGDRYPVEDYYVPERIEQLNAEGALLTVVARLDDGSVAGQGAFYQSSPPNKALFEFGQVMVAPEYRETRMAARIIREMDRLSHTMTQAQGFFGEAVCTHTVTQKLVDKWGYSECGLEVALMPAGAYEKEGAGARRVSCLLGARVDRDRSMPLHLPECCRPALELILEGFRLERAIRWSPADQPLAARTSLERRSFDFAQVERAQALAVGADFPDIAALLDREAVQRGLAVLQVYVNAGEPGAAFAVEALRERGFFLGGLIPIWFGPDAILMQKLYVEPEFEAINLHSDRARAILGHIRADHARACATL, from the coding sequence GTGGAACAGCTGATCCAGGAACTGCGCGAACTGCTCATGGAGGCGGGGGTGGACCGGGCCGTGGCCGGGGCCGTGCGCTCCGAAGCGCCGCTGTTGCGTCAGGGGGTGGATTCCCTGGACTATCCGGCCTTCTCCCTGGCCGTGGAGAGCCGCTACGGCCTGTCCATCGACGAGCGCGACTCCCTCTCGCTGCGCACCCTGGACGATTTTGCGGCCTACATCCGTGAGCGCGTGCGGGGAGAGAGCCCCATCGGCCGCATCCGCCGGGACTGGAAGACGGTGAACCCCGGCCGCGACTACGAGGTCGGCCCCCTGCGTCCCGGCGACGGCCGGGGCGTGGCCCAGCTTTTCTACTCCGTCTACGGCGACCGCTACCCCGTGGAGGACTACTACGTCCCCGAGCGCATCGAGCAACTCAACGCCGAGGGAGCCCTGCTCACGGTGGTGGCCCGCCTGGACGACGGCTCCGTGGCGGGGCAGGGGGCCTTCTATCAAAGCTCTCCGCCCAACAAGGCGCTCTTCGAGTTCGGGCAGGTGATGGTGGCCCCCGAATACCGCGAGACGCGCATGGCCGCCCGGATCATCCGGGAGATGGATCGCCTCTCGCACACCATGACCCAGGCCCAGGGCTTTTTCGGGGAGGCCGTGTGCACGCACACCGTCACCCAGAAGCTCGTGGACAAATGGGGCTACTCCGAGTGCGGCCTGGAGGTGGCCCTCATGCCCGCCGGGGCCTACGAGAAGGAGGGCGCGGGCGCGCGCCGCGTGAGCTGCCTCCTGGGCGCGCGCGTGGACCGCGACCGCTCCATGCCCCTGCACCTGCCGGAATGCTGCCGCCCCGCCCTGGAGCTGATCCTGGAGGGCTTCCGCCTGGAGCGCGCCATCCGCTGGAGCCCGGCGGACCAGCCCCTCGCCGCCCGGACCTCACTGGAGCGCCGATCCTTCGATTTCGCCCAGGTGGAGCGGGCGCAGGCGCTCGCCGTGGGGGCCGATTTCCCGGACATCGCCGCGCTTCTGGACCGGGAGGCGGTCCAGAGGGGCCTGGCCGTGCTCCAGGTGTACGTGAACGCGGGCGAGCCCGGCGCGGCCTTCGCGGTGGAGGCCCTGCGGGAGCGCGGCTTCTTCCTGGGCGGGCTCATCCCCATCTGGTTCGGCCCGGACGCCATCCTCATGCAGAAGCTCTACGTGGAGCCCGAGTTCGAGGCCATCAACCTCCATTCGGACAGGGCCAGGGCCATCCTCGGACACATCCGGGCGGACCACGCCCGCGCCTGTGCCACCCTCTGA
- a CDS encoding FAD binding domain-containing protein — protein MTPDVRSPRSLEELWPLLEDGYTAMAGGTDLLARRAPARPERIACLERIACLQGVREEGGLLRLGACETHARLLRHPLAAVRLPVLARALSELGSPLVRNMGTLGGNLATASPAGDALPPLAVLDAQVELTSRRGVRLVPLSGFLLGPGRTALSPGEIVSAALVRLPEPGEIQHFEKVGRRKALAIAVVSLAATIRLDGEGRVTQARLALGSVAPTAVRCPRAEALLTGRHLDRETLLDAAETLREEIAPIDDLRASAEYRRAVAGNLLLRLAL, from the coding sequence GTGACCCCCGACGTGCGCTCTCCGCGCTCCCTGGAGGAACTCTGGCCCCTGCTGGAGGACGGCTACACGGCCATGGCCGGAGGCACCGACCTCCTGGCGCGCCGCGCCCCGGCACGCCCGGAGCGCATCGCCTGCCTGGAGCGCATCGCCTGCCTGCAGGGCGTGCGCGAGGAGGGGGGCCTGCTGCGCCTGGGCGCGTGCGAAACCCACGCCCGGCTCCTGCGCCATCCCCTGGCGGCCGTGCGGCTGCCCGTGCTGGCCCGGGCGCTCTCCGAGCTGGGCTCGCCGCTCGTCCGCAACATGGGCACCCTGGGGGGCAACCTCGCCACGGCCTCGCCCGCCGGGGACGCCCTCCCGCCGCTCGCCGTCCTGGACGCCCAGGTGGAGCTGACATCCCGCCGGGGCGTCCGGCTGGTCCCCCTGTCCGGGTTCCTGCTGGGGCCTGGCCGCACGGCCCTCTCGCCCGGGGAGATCGTCTCGGCGGCCCTCGTGCGCCTGCCTGAGCCCGGGGAAATCCAGCACTTCGAGAAGGTGGGACGGCGCAAGGCCCTGGCCATCGCGGTGGTCAGCCTCGCGGCGACCATACGCCTGGACGGGGAGGGCAGGGTGACGCAGGCTCGCCTGGCCCTGGGCAGCGTGGCCCCCACGGCCGTGCGCTGCCCCCGGGCCGAAGCCCTGCTCACCGGACGACACCTGGACCGGGAAACGCTCCTGGACGCCGCCGAGACCCTGCGCGAAGAGATCGCGCCTATCGACGACCTGCGCGCCTCGGCCGAATACCGTCGCGCTGTGGCGGGGAACCTCCTGCTGCGCCTGGCCCTTTAG
- a CDS encoding PEP-CTERM sorting domain-containing protein, with protein sequence MKPFTLILALSVFFSGSALAAPEYTQDTNLNWDGYNSSTYVTTYGTKYGAIPGDVIGIPDIKQIGFTFNGTHLTAVSVDFFLPTQQSRSSWNSDKLKPGDIFINIDNDTDWDYIIHNPDSLVRPGGTATASSAQQKAAMDAVKNDVVDSQWTVYKADGAGLEYGNTATWAANYNMSTVYEYNLGGWDWRKNHPVQAKDPGDPTGITATVTWPTSVAVNTTSTDFWATWTLSGGGIELQGHHSMTVGFAVSCANDVFYERAPIPNPEPASMLLMGAGALGISFLRRRARSKEEV encoded by the coding sequence ATGAAGCCGTTCACACTGATCTTGGCGTTGTCAGTCTTCTTCAGCGGGTCCGCCCTGGCGGCTCCTGAGTATACCCAGGACACAAACCTGAACTGGGACGGATACAACTCCTCGACCTATGTCACGACATACGGGACCAAATACGGGGCCATCCCCGGGGATGTCATAGGCATTCCGGACATCAAACAGATTGGATTCACTTTCAACGGAACGCACCTAACCGCTGTCTCCGTCGACTTCTTCCTTCCGACGCAGCAGTCGCGCAGTTCGTGGAACTCCGACAAGTTGAAGCCCGGAGACATCTTCATCAACATCGACAACGACACGGACTGGGACTACATCATCCACAACCCCGATTCGCTCGTTCGCCCGGGCGGAACGGCGACAGCGTCGTCGGCTCAGCAAAAGGCGGCCATGGACGCGGTGAAGAACGATGTGGTCGACTCGCAGTGGACGGTGTACAAAGCCGACGGTGCGGGGCTGGAGTATGGCAACACGGCGACGTGGGCCGCCAACTACAACATGTCCACGGTCTACGAATACAACCTCGGCGGCTGGGACTGGCGCAAGAACCACCCCGTGCAGGCCAAAGATCCCGGCGACCCCACCGGCATCACCGCGACGGTCACCTGGCCCACCAGCGTGGCTGTGAATACGACCAGCACCGACTTCTGGGCCACCTGGACCCTTTCCGGCGGCGGCATCGAGCTGCAAGGTCATCATTCCATGACTGTAGGCTTCGCGGTGAGCTGCGCCAACGACGTCTTCTACGAGCGGGCGCCCATTCCCAACCCGGAACCCGCCTCCATGCTCCTTATGGGCGCCGGCGCGCTGGGAATCTCCTTCCTGCGCAGGCGGGCCCGCAGTAAGGAAGAAGTGTAA
- a CDS encoding benzoate-CoA ligase family protein, with the protein MMEGRNAAWDLLELGHSLGAERTAYLFGGSNLTYGALKERSLRFASYLDARGVRPGERVLLVLPDTPAFVCAFLGAMLAGACPVPVNTTLKPSDYAFLLEDSGARLLLTVPGHPSLEAAGPDRPAVTCGDLGPPDLDEAPEGFAPRPADPAHPGFMLYSSGSTGNPKGVPHAQENLLVPHRTWGRVLELGPSDVVFSSSKLFFAYGLLASLALPLAAGAATALFPGKPGPGDAFDLMALHRPTAFFGVPTLYNAMLRVYEPAMKPFVPALCYSAGEALPPLLHEEWLRLAGREILDGIGSTEAFNVFVSNRKGRSRAGSAGQPVPGFEVRLVDDEGGDAPPGSEGHLLIRGEGLCRGYWNRPDKTREAMLPGGWLRTGDVFVEEGGFFSHRGRSDDMLKSGGQWVSPVRVEEELLRHPAVAECAVAARRAAGAEVVCAFVVPAPGAVPGKALDLEWRRFLLERLPQHMCPARFECVSELPRTSTGKVRRFVLRQG; encoded by the coding sequence ATGATGGAAGGACGCAACGCGGCCTGGGACCTGCTGGAACTGGGGCACTCCCTGGGGGCCGAACGCACCGCGTACCTCTTCGGCGGCTCGAACCTCACGTACGGCGCGCTGAAAGAGCGCTCCCTGCGCTTCGCCTCCTACCTCGACGCCCGGGGCGTGCGGCCCGGCGAGCGCGTCCTGCTCGTTCTGCCCGACACCCCGGCCTTCGTCTGCGCCTTCCTGGGAGCCATGCTCGCCGGAGCCTGCCCCGTGCCGGTGAACACCACGCTCAAACCCTCGGACTACGCCTTCCTGCTGGAAGACAGCGGCGCGCGGCTCCTGCTCACCGTGCCGGGCCACCCCTCCCTGGAGGCGGCCGGACCGGACCGCCCCGCCGTGACCTGCGGCGATCTGGGGCCGCCGGACTTGGACGAAGCCCCCGAGGGCTTCGCCCCTCGCCCGGCTGATCCGGCCCATCCCGGCTTCATGCTCTACAGCTCCGGCTCCACCGGAAACCCCAAGGGCGTGCCCCACGCCCAGGAGAACCTGCTCGTCCCGCACAGGACCTGGGGCCGGGTGCTGGAACTGGGGCCTTCGGACGTGGTGTTCTCCTCCAGCAAGCTCTTCTTCGCCTACGGCCTGCTGGCCAGCCTGGCGCTGCCCCTGGCGGCCGGTGCGGCCACGGCGCTCTTCCCCGGCAAGCCCGGCCCGGGCGACGCCTTCGACCTGATGGCCCTCCACCGGCCCACGGCCTTCTTCGGCGTGCCCACGCTCTACAACGCCATGCTTCGGGTCTACGAGCCCGCCATGAAGCCGTTCGTCCCGGCGCTCTGCTACAGCGCGGGCGAGGCCCTGCCGCCGCTTCTGCACGAGGAGTGGCTGCGGCTCGCCGGGCGGGAGATCCTGGATGGCATCGGCTCCACCGAGGCCTTCAACGTCTTCGTCTCCAACCGCAAGGGGCGCTCCCGGGCGGGCAGCGCCGGGCAGCCCGTGCCGGGCTTCGAGGTGCGCCTCGTGGACGACGAGGGCGGCGACGCGCCCCCGGGCAGCGAGGGCCACCTGCTCATCCGGGGCGAGGGCCTCTGCCGGGGCTACTGGAACCGGCCCGACAAGACCCGCGAGGCCATGCTTCCCGGCGGCTGGCTGCGCACCGGGGACGTGTTCGTGGAGGAGGGAGGCTTTTTCTCGCACCGGGGCCGCAGCGACGACATGCTCAAGTCCGGCGGCCAGTGGGTGTCGCCGGTGCGGGTGGAGGAGGAGCTTCTGCGCCATCCCGCCGTGGCCGAGTGCGCGGTGGCGGCGCGGCGCGCGGCGGGCGCGGAAGTGGTCTGCGCCTTCGTGGTGCCGGCCCCGGGCGCGGTCCCCGGCAAGGCTCTGGATCTGGAATGGCGGCGGTTCCTCCTGGAGCGCCTGCCCCAACACATGTGCCCGGCGCGCTTCGAGTGCGTGTCCGAGCTGCCCAGGACGTCCACCGGCAAGGTGCGGCGCTTCGTGCTGCGCCAGGGCTGA
- a CDS encoding pyridoxal phosphate-dependent aminotransferase, translating into MSRIADLAPSHVLNFESYVPSRPDEVLMRQYGVERLLRLNNNENALGPPPAAREALAAFEPGRGAVYPQGDCHFLREALGRSFGKDPSRFLVGNGSCEVITSVIKAFCQPGDAIVTADKTFAVYEWVAAFSGIEARLVPLRDYALDPGALLAAVTEKTKIVFVCNPNNPTGSWWNKATLERFLDGVAGRAVVVLDEAYREFVDSPDFPDGMEALERHPNVLVFRTFSKMYGLAAFRVGYLCGSAEAVDIVRRTHLVYSVNTPGQLAARAAVEHGAEHVEATRALVAQARGHLRGVFDSLGLEHVSGEGNFIMARAPMPDTLLHRLLMRQGVMVRTMTGFRFPNWIRVTLAGEEAMEAFAKALRKALDRS; encoded by the coding sequence ATGAGCCGGATCGCTGACCTCGCGCCCTCCCACGTCCTGAACTTCGAGAGCTACGTCCCCAGCCGTCCGGACGAGGTTCTCATGCGTCAGTACGGCGTGGAGCGGCTGCTGCGCCTGAACAACAACGAGAACGCCCTGGGGCCGCCGCCCGCCGCCCGCGAGGCCCTGGCGGCCTTCGAGCCCGGCCGGGGGGCCGTCTACCCCCAGGGGGACTGCCACTTCCTGCGCGAGGCCCTGGGCCGAAGTTTCGGGAAGGACCCCTCGCGCTTCCTGGTGGGCAACGGCTCCTGCGAGGTGATCACCTCGGTGATCAAGGCCTTCTGCCAGCCCGGGGACGCCATCGTAACGGCGGACAAAACCTTCGCCGTCTACGAGTGGGTGGCCGCGTTTTCCGGCATCGAGGCCAGGCTCGTCCCCCTCAGGGACTACGCCTTGGACCCCGGGGCCCTGCTCGCGGCCGTGACGGAAAAGACCAAGATCGTCTTCGTGTGCAACCCCAACAACCCCACGGGCTCCTGGTGGAACAAGGCCACCCTGGAGCGCTTCCTGGACGGGGTGGCCGGGCGCGCCGTGGTGGTGCTGGACGAGGCCTACCGCGAATTCGTGGACTCGCCGGACTTCCCCGACGGCATGGAGGCGCTGGAGCGCCATCCCAACGTGCTCGTGTTCAGGACCTTCTCCAAGATGTACGGTTTGGCGGCCTTCCGGGTGGGCTACCTGTGCGGCTCGGCCGAGGCCGTGGACATCGTGCGGCGCACGCACCTGGTCTATTCGGTCAACACGCCTGGGCAGCTGGCCGCACGGGCGGCGGTGGAGCACGGCGCGGAGCACGTGGAGGCCACGCGCGCCCTGGTGGCCCAGGCGCGCGGCCATCTGCGCGGCGTGTTCGACTCCCTGGGCCTGGAGCACGTCTCGGGCGAGGGCAATTTCATCATGGCCCGCGCCCCCATGCCGGACACCCTGCTCCACCGCCTGCTCATGCGCCAGGGCGTGATGGTGCGCACCATGACGGGCTTCCGCTTTCCCAACTGGATCCGGGTCACGCTGGCCGGGGAGGAGGCCATGGAGGCCTTCGCCAAGGCCCTGCGCAAGGCCCTGGACCGCTCATGA
- a CDS encoding MFS transporter, with translation MTPPSDDGPQRLFTYDFAVLTLAAAFGFCNIAVFYGLASWLERQGVDPAWRGAVIAAEPMAALAVRPFLSVLVTARRALLLARLSLAGLGLALPCYQFAHSVPELLAVRIFHGLSFVCLVSAVMALLARTVPPKLSGRAFGYFSLASLVPYALMPPLTEWLLPRAGGEARAYAWTALLTLPALALMVPLGKRLGRKAFPPEERHGPSRAEILENLGRPPVLLLLGANLLAFAATTQVFFFAKPYALSLGLADPGLFFTVSTGASIAVRVLAGPYYDRLPRRTAALSALALLGACIVLFPLAASATTFLALAGVYGSCLGVAMPLANAAMFLESPARLRGMNMNLMLFMMDAGYVLGPLAGGALLAGSGGFGALFGVSAACATGAALLYLPLAARELRAGADAPH, from the coding sequence ATGACCCCTCCTTCGGACGACGGGCCGCAGCGCCTGTTCACCTACGACTTCGCGGTGCTCACCCTGGCGGCGGCCTTCGGCTTCTGCAACATCGCCGTGTTCTACGGGCTGGCAAGCTGGCTGGAGCGCCAGGGCGTGGACCCGGCCTGGCGCGGGGCCGTGATCGCGGCCGAGCCCATGGCCGCGCTGGCGGTCCGGCCCTTCCTGAGCGTGCTCGTCACCGCGCGGCGCGCCCTCCTGCTGGCGCGCCTCTCCCTGGCGGGTCTGGGGCTCGCGCTGCCCTGCTACCAGTTCGCGCACTCCGTCCCGGAGTTGCTGGCGGTGCGCATCTTCCACGGGCTCTCGTTCGTGTGCCTGGTGAGCGCGGTGATGGCGCTCCTGGCGCGCACCGTGCCCCCGAAGCTTTCGGGCCGGGCCTTCGGATACTTCTCGCTGGCGTCGCTGGTGCCCTACGCCCTCATGCCCCCGCTGACCGAATGGCTCCTGCCGCGCGCGGGGGGCGAGGCCCGGGCCTACGCCTGGACGGCGCTTCTGACCCTGCCCGCCCTGGCGCTCATGGTTCCCCTTGGCAAGCGTCTGGGGCGAAAGGCCTTCCCACCGGAGGAGCGCCACGGGCCTTCGCGCGCGGAGATCCTGGAGAACCTGGGCAGGCCGCCGGTCCTGCTGCTCCTGGGCGCGAACCTTCTGGCGTTCGCGGCCACCACCCAGGTGTTCTTCTTCGCCAAGCCCTACGCCCTTTCCTTGGGCCTGGCCGATCCGGGGCTTTTCTTCACCGTGTCCACCGGCGCATCCATCGCCGTGCGGGTGCTGGCCGGGCCGTACTACGACAGGCTGCCCCGGCGCACGGCCGCCCTTTCGGCCCTGGCGCTGCTCGGCGCGTGCATTGTCCTTTTCCCCCTGGCGGCGAGCGCGACGACCTTCCTGGCCCTGGCCGGGGTCTACGGTTCGTGCCTGGGCGTGGCCATGCCCCTGGCCAACGCCGCCATGTTCCTGGAGTCGCCCGCGCGCCTGCGGGGCATGAACATGAACCTGATGCTCTTCATGATGGACGCGGGGTACGTGCTGGGGCCGCTGGCGGGCGGCGCGCTGCTGGCCGGTTCCGGGGGCTTCGGGGCGCTGTTCGGCGTGAGCGCTGCCTGCGCGACGGGGGCGGCGCTCCTCTACCTGCCCCTGGCCGCGCGGGAGCTGCGCGCCGGGGCGGACGCGCCGCACTGA
- a CDS encoding xanthine dehydrogenase family protein molybdopterin-binding subunit encodes MTHLPDTLSKAVGAERFATDFLPPDCLWAGAKRAGVAHAGIRTVHTGEARAVPGVLAVLTGADVPGTNRQGIVHKDHPVLAVDAVRHAGDAVALVLAVDRQALAHALERIRVEFDPLPGVFDAEEALAPGAPLVHPGREGGNLLAHALVEKGDAPGAFAQCHAVAEGVFETPMQEHAFLEPPNGAARRTRNGGIEMVVSTQAPFRDRFEIGHALGLDPMKVRVRAPSLGGGFGGKDGATVQCLLALAALHGGGRWVRMCWNREETFLAGYKRHAARIRVRLGASRTGALKALECVMHFDSGPYAHLAVEIMALAMEHAGGPYAVPHTRVEGFCAYTNNPVGGAFRGFGVAQASFALERTLDLLAARLGMDPAALRLRNALRPGELNCAGVAMESPTGAAECLEAVMDHPVWKDREAWKAQAPAFKRRGVGIAASCNAMGYGRGLPDAAAAKLELTRAGTFRIYNSVPDMGQGNSLAFARMAAQALDQPPSAFEVVRPDTRLCLPAGSSSASRTTYVYGNALLKACAAMREKLQARAALFLLADEPHRLVLAPGAVTDPTGGRSVPLALIASMLQRDDRICVDQFVSPVVESPPDTGREFRLGFPHRFYSHAACVCAVEADELTGQVELARCVTAVECGRVFDAQGVERQVQGASAQGVGFALFEDLAVQEGLIRADGLDRYLIPTALDLPDLESLSVEGHEPSGPHGLKGMGEVGVHGPGPAAAQALEDAVGLDARRLPVTPEEVLAAMGGAR; translated from the coding sequence GTGACGCACCTGCCGGACACCCTCTCCAAGGCCGTGGGCGCGGAGCGCTTCGCCACGGATTTCCTCCCGCCGGACTGCCTCTGGGCCGGAGCCAAACGCGCGGGCGTTGCGCACGCCGGAATCAGGACCGTGCACACGGGCGAGGCCCGCGCCGTGCCGGGCGTGCTGGCCGTGCTCACCGGGGCCGACGTGCCCGGGACCAACCGCCAGGGCATCGTGCACAAGGACCATCCCGTGCTGGCCGTGGACGCCGTGCGACACGCCGGGGACGCCGTGGCCCTGGTGCTGGCCGTGGACAGGCAGGCCCTGGCCCATGCCCTGGAACGCATCCGCGTGGAGTTCGACCCCCTGCCAGGCGTCTTCGATGCCGAAGAGGCCCTCGCTCCGGGCGCACCCCTGGTCCATCCCGGCCGGGAGGGCGGCAACCTCCTGGCCCATGCCCTGGTGGAGAAGGGCGACGCCCCGGGGGCCTTTGCGCAGTGCCATGCGGTGGCGGAGGGCGTCTTCGAGACCCCCATGCAGGAGCATGCCTTTCTGGAGCCGCCCAACGGCGCGGCCCGGCGCACCCGCAACGGCGGCATCGAGATGGTGGTTTCCACCCAGGCCCCCTTCCGCGACCGCTTCGAGATCGGCCACGCCCTGGGCCTGGACCCCATGAAGGTGCGCGTGCGCGCCCCCTCCCTGGGTGGCGGCTTCGGCGGCAAGGACGGGGCCACGGTGCAGTGCCTGCTTGCCCTGGCCGCGCTGCACGGCGGCGGGCGCTGGGTGCGCATGTGCTGGAACCGCGAGGAGACCTTTCTGGCCGGGTACAAGCGCCACGCCGCGCGCATCCGGGTGCGCCTGGGGGCCTCGCGAACCGGGGCGCTCAAGGCCCTGGAGTGCGTCATGCATTTCGATTCCGGCCCCTACGCCCACCTGGCCGTGGAAATCATGGCCCTGGCCATGGAGCACGCGGGCGGGCCTTACGCCGTTCCGCACACACGCGTGGAGGGCTTCTGCGCCTACACCAACAACCCCGTGGGCGGGGCCTTCCGGGGCTTCGGCGTGGCCCAGGCCAGCTTCGCCCTGGAGCGGACCCTGGACCTGCTGGCCGCGCGCCTGGGCATGGACCCGGCCGCCCTCCGCCTGAGGAACGCCCTGCGCCCGGGCGAGCTGAACTGCGCGGGCGTGGCGATGGAGTCCCCCACGGGGGCGGCCGAGTGCCTGGAGGCCGTGATGGACCATCCCGTCTGGAAGGACCGGGAGGCCTGGAAGGCGCAGGCCCCGGCCTTCAAGCGCCGGGGCGTGGGCATCGCGGCCTCGTGCAACGCCATGGGCTACGGCCGGGGCCTGCCCGACGCGGCCGCCGCCAAGCTGGAACTCACGCGGGCCGGGACCTTCCGCATCTACAACTCCGTGCCGGACATGGGCCAGGGCAACTCCCTGGCCTTCGCGCGCATGGCCGCCCAGGCCTTGGACCAGCCGCCCTCCGCCTTCGAGGTGGTCCGGCCCGACACGCGCCTGTGCCTGCCCGCCGGGTCCTCCTCGGCCAGCCGCACCACCTACGTCTACGGCAACGCGCTCCTCAAGGCCTGCGCGGCCATGCGCGAGAAGCTCCAGGCCCGCGCCGCCCTCTTCCTGCTGGCCGACGAACCGCACCGCCTGGTCCTGGCGCCCGGGGCCGTCACGGACCCGACCGGCGGCCGCAGCGTGCCCCTGGCCCTGATCGCCTCCATGCTCCAGCGCGACGACCGCATCTGCGTCGACCAGTTCGTCTCGCCCGTGGTGGAGAGCCCGCCCGACACCGGCCGGGAGTTCCGCCTGGGCTTCCCGCACCGTTTTTATTCCCACGCCGCGTGCGTGTGCGCCGTGGAGGCCGACGAGCTCACCGGTCAGGTGGAGCTTGCGCGCTGCGTCACGGCCGTGGAGTGCGGCCGCGTGTTCGACGCCCAGGGCGTGGAGCGCCAGGTGCAGGGCGCGTCGGCCCAGGGCGTCGGCTTCGCCCTCTTCGAGGACCTAGCCGTTCAAGAAGGGCTCATCCGCGCCGACGGTCTGGACCGCTACCTGATCCCCACCGCCCTCGACCTGCCCGATCTGGAGTCTCTCAGCGTGGAGGGCCACGAGCCCAGCGGCCCGCACGGGCTCAAGGGCATGGGCGAGGTGGGCGTGCACGGCCCGGGGCCCGCCGCGGCCCAGGCCCTGGAGGACGCGGTGGGCCTGGACGCGCGCCGTCTGCCCGTCACCCCCGAAGAGGTGCTCGCGGCCATGGGAGGCGCACGATGA